The sequence below is a genomic window from Citricoccus muralis.
TCCATCGACGTCGGGGCAGTTCTGTACAACGTCCTGAATTTCCAGGTCGTCAAGAAGCACATCATAGATCGAGTTGTCATCGGACCCGTGAGGTATGTTCAGAGCGGTAGACGCGTTTCCCTGAGGATCAATGTCCACCACCAGCACATGCATACCGGCGCGAGCCATCGCGGCGGAGAGATTCACTGTCGTGGTGGTCTTGCCCACTCCACCTTTCTGATTAGAGATGGTGAAGATACGGGTAGCATCTGGCTTCGGTAGACGCTTGCCTTTGAGCTTCTGACGTCTCAAATTCTCGGCCGCAAGTTCACGTGCCAGGGGAGTTAGCGAATCGAGGTTGGTATCGGTCTCGCGTTGCGATTCACGTGAAACACTCGGATTGTCGCTCAATTGCGCCTCCTGGTCACTCATCTGATCCACCCAGAGTCTAGTCGATTACGATCTAGCCAACGGGGACACGGACAATAGTTGTAGCTTCGACTAAAACATCGGCGCCGGCTTGCAGAACCTCCGGCTGCCCACAGCCGTACTTTTTGAGCGCCTTCTGTGCTGAGACGACTTCATCCGGAGCACTACGACCCTTTATCGCCAGCAGTTCGCCCGAACCGGATAGAAGGGGAATCGTCAACGGCAACAAGGACTTTAGCGCAGACACTGCGCGAGCGGTCACGATATCCACATCCAAATTCCCAGCCACTTGCTCAGACCGTGCACGAACCACATCGACGTTGGTCAGGCCGAGATCATCGACGACCATATCTATCCATGCAACGCGTCGTTCCAGCGGCTCGATAAGGATGAACTGGGACTCTGGACGCGCTATGGCCAGTGCAAGCCCAGGCAACCCAGCCCCAGAACCGACATCAGCCACCAAGGCTCCCTGTGGAATGAGCTCTTCGACTACCGCACAGTTAAGCACATGCCGTTCCCAGAGACGGGGCACTTCACGCGGCCCTAGGAGACCCCACTCAATGCCCGTCGTGGACAAGTGACGGACATACTGGTCAGCCAATTCCGCGGCGTCACCAAAGACAGCATCCACTGCAAGTTTCGTCTCAGGGGATGCTGATGTCAGCGAGACATCAACAAATTCGTCATTGGCTTCTGTCATGAACTACGCCTCTGCAGAAACTACGACGTGCCGACGTGAGGACTCGCCCTCGGATTCGCTCACGAGCCCGGCGTCAGCAATAACGTCGTGAACGATCTTGCGTTCGTAGGCACTCATCGGCTTCAGGTGAACAGCCTCTTCTTCGCCACTCTTAACACGCTCGATGGCTTCTTCAGCGAGAGCCGTCAATTCTTTGGCTCGCTCATCGCGATACCCAGCAATGTCGAGAATCAGCCGTGACCGGTTGCCGGTAGAAGATAGCACAGCAAGACGCACAAGCTCCTGAAGGGCTTCAAGACCCTTGCCCTTGTGTCCAATCAGATCCTGCAGACGCTCGTTCTGCTGGTCCGCGAGCACCGAAAGATAGATGCGACCGTTACGGATCTCAATGTCAATATCACCATCGATATCGGCAATATCGAGTAGTTCTTCAACGTAGTCCGCGGCGAGATCGCTTTCTTCGTCGACTGAGCTGGGAGCTGTCGTCTCGTCGTCCTCCGTGCTCATCGTCTCTTCGCTCATCGCTTTCTCCTGTTCTTGCGGGCAGGCTGCTGGCGCTGCCCCTTCGGTTTGGTCTCTTCCACCTTGGCGCGTTCTTCGGCTTCCTGAGCCTCTTTGGCGGCCTTGCCAACTGGTGGTAGTCCCTTGGCTTCGCGGCGCTCGTTCAGTTCACGCTCGGCCTGTGAACCAGGGGTGGGGTTACGACGAATAATGTAGAACTGCTGGCCAACGGCCCAGAAGTTCGTGGCGGTCCAGTAAATAAGAACACCGATCGGGAAGTTGATACCA
It includes:
- a CDS encoding protein jag, yielding MSEETMSTEDDETTAPSSVDEESDLAADYVEELLDIADIDGDIDIEIRNGRIYLSVLADQQNERLQDLIGHKGKGLEALQELVRLAVLSSTGNRSRLILDIAGYRDERAKELTALAEEAIERVKSGEEEAVHLKPMSAYERKIVHDVIADAGLVSESEGESSRRHVVVSAEA
- the rsmG gene encoding 16S rRNA (guanine(527)-N(7))-methyltransferase RsmG, whose protein sequence is MTEANDEFVDVSLTSASPETKLAVDAVFGDAAELADQYVRHLSTTGIEWGLLGPREVPRLWERHVLNCAVVEELIPQGALVADVGSGAGLPGLALAIARPESQFILIEPLERRVAWIDMVVDDLGLTNVDVVRARSEQVAGNLDVDIVTARAVSALKSLLPLTIPLLSGSGELLAIKGRSAPDEVVSAQKALKKYGCGQPEVLQAGADVLVEATTIVRVPVG